One Ostrinia nubilalis chromosome 4, ilOstNubi1.1, whole genome shotgun sequence DNA window includes the following coding sequences:
- the LOC135071559 gene encoding protein amnionless: protein MWFKTALILLFCNIVCITFAAKVTWLPNRSMNLPGSYNDKKLPCSKQTVVFPESIQESVKIYAGFAASEIILPSDGEIIFEDGEIILGADPEDTNCDIGKKYAYYEEDSKGSWNQPEAWSSSKFNKATPDGERIPCVDDVVVFPPTSQFTIQLPNVSQFVKEVNIDGVKVTTSDLRDRIIGQSDENQQFLFGSTGDVSVFVDAKTCTASYGCPCQENTLDINCALKYCPAPQCSSPIKPVGHCCEICGGSLIFDVSDNFVMEKFKSFVRSTIGSGIDKVDYHIGMLPFNNPREGTSTTKKRIQVIVVEKGEYTGASLEMVNEIGYQLSNDWVREEKTLYLSGTPVSEAGMGGKIAVSMFFVVVFALGALYVYYYRPSEFRMPDLRSGLARGLVSRLNRRTDSVVSLTRRDSNVSGISGRAFRNPLYSSMRERVQLAESPIEE from the coding sequence ATGTGGTTTAAAACAGCTCTTATATTATTGTTTTGCAATATTGTTTGCATTACCTTCGCAGCTAAAGTGACCTGGCTACCAAACAGGAGTATGAACCTCCCTGGAAGTTACAACGACAAAAAACTTCCATGCTCCAAACAGACTGTAGTTTTCCCTGAATCGATTCAGGAGAGTGTTAAAATTTATGCCGGATTCGCTGCCAGTGAAATCATACTACCGAGTGATGGGGAAATTATCTTCGAAGATGGGGAAATAATATTGGGGGCGGACCCTGAAGACACAAACTGTGATATTGGTAAAAAATATGCTTACTACGAAGAGGATTCCAAAGGATCCTGGAATCAACCAGAAGCTTGGAGTTCATCTAAGTTCAACAAAGCTACGCCTGATGGTGAAAGAATACCATGCGTAGATGATGTTGTTGTATTTCCTCCTACTTCCCAATTTACTATACAGTTGCCAAATGTCAGTCAATTCGTTAAAGAAGTAAATATAGACGGCGTAAAGGTCACAACGTCCGATCTCCGTGATCGTATTATAGGACAGAGTGATGAAAATCAGCAGTTTCTCTTCGGAAGTACAGGTGATGTTTCAGTTTTTGTGGACGCGAAAACCTGCACTGCAAGTTACGGCTGTCCGTGCCAAGAAAACACTTTGGATATCAATTGTGCACTGAAATACTGCCCTGCCCCTCAATGCTCAAGCCCCATCAAACCTGTTGGTCACTGTTGCGAGATATGCGGGGGATCGCTCATATTTGatgtctcggataatttcgtcATGgagaaatttaaatcgttcgtcAGATCTACTATTGGCTCTGGAATAGACAAAGTAGATTACCACATAGGAATGCTGCCGTTCAATAATCCTCGTGAAGGCACAAGTACAACTAAAAAAAGAATCCAAGTCATCGTAGTTGAGAAAGGGGAGTACACAGGTGCTAGTCTGGAGATGGTCAATGAGATTGGATATCAGCTGTCAAACGATTGGGTGAGGGAGGAAAAAACTTTGTACCTGAGTGGAACTCCGGTTTCTGAAGCTGGGATGGGAGGAAAGATCGCTGTCTCTATGTTCTTTGTTGTGGTCTTCGCGCTTGGTGCCCTCTACGTGTATTACTATAGGCCTTCGGAGTTCAGGATGCCCGACTTGAGATCAGGATTAGCTCGTGGCTTGGTATCCCGACTCAATCGACGCACCGATAGCGTTGTGTCCTTAACTAGAAGAGATTCTAATGTAAGTGGTATCAGTGGGAGGGCGTTTAGAAATCCATTGTACAGTTCTATGAGAGAACGTGTGCAACTGGCAGAGTCGCCAATTGAAGAATGA